From the genome of Cyanobium sp. ATX 6F1:
CCCAGCTGCTGCGCAGCGGCAACGAACTCGCAGCCATAGGCACTGCAGCGGCTGCTGATGGCCAGCTGCAATACCTGCTCGGAGGTCACCGGTTCGTCCTGACCAGCCAGAAGCAGCTCAGCGCGTTCCATCAGCGCCACAGCGTCTGGGAGCTGCAGCAGGTCACGCCGCAGGTAGGTGGTGAGCACATTGCGCCACTCGCTGCGCCAGAGCGGAGGTGCTGCCCAACAGGGTTGATGGAGCAACAGGGCTTCTGCCAACGTTGTCTTGGGCCCCGGCAGCAGCAGATAGGCCAACACGTTGGTGTCGACGACGATCAAGGTCGCCCCTCGCGCTTGAAGGCATCGATCTCGGCCGGATCAAAGCTGTGCTGGCCAAGGCTGTTGCGCAAGGCGCGGATCTCCGCCAGCTGCTGCTCCACAGCCAAGGGCCCATGGCCCAAGCCGGCTTCCAGGCAAACGATGGCTTCGTTGTTGAGGCTGCGCCGATGCCGCTTGGCTGCTGCTGCCAGCCGGGCATGGAGCAGGTCGGGCAGGTTCTTGAGCGTGATGGTTTTGGCCATGGCAGCCAGCGATCTCGCAGCAATGCAACCATTATGGATCCATTCTGGTTTCTGGCGGCCCATGGGCATGGCCCGGTCAGCATTGCGCTGGGTATTGGTTGATTTGTCAATCCATGGCCATGAAGCGGATGGGTCCGGCGCAGGCCAAGATCCGACGCAAGAAGGCAGCAATGATTAGACTAGTCATCTAACTAGTCTGAATGCGGAGTGCCCCATGACGGTCTGGCCGGTCCAGCACGCAAAAGCGCGTTTCAGTGAGCTGCTCGATACGTGTCAACGTGAAGGGCCCCAGGTGGTATCGAAACGTGGCAGCGAAGCGGCTGTGCTGGTATCCATCGACGAATGGCGCCGTCTCCAGGCAGCCGCACAGCCCAGCCTGAAAGACCTGTTGCTGACCCCAGGCGCGCGTACCGAGGCGCTGGTTCCGCCCCGGGGCAAGGCCCGCCGGCGATCCCTGCTGGCTCTTTAGACCGGTGGTATTTCTGCTCGACACCAATGTGGTTTCGGAGCTGCGTAAGCCGCGGCCCCACGGCGCCGTGCTCGCCTGGCTCCAGGGCGTTGACGATGCAGACCTCCACCTCGCCAGCGTGACCCTTGGCGAGATCCAGGCTGGCATCGAGCTCACCCGCGAACAGGACCCCGCCAAGGCCACCGAGATCGAACAGTGGCTCGTTCAGGTGAGCTGCACCTACAACATCCTGCCGATGGATGGAGCGGCTTTTCGCTGCTGGGCCCGACTCATGCAGCGGCAATCCGACACCCTCTACGAGGACGCGATGATCGCTGCCATCGCCAGGGTTCACAAGCTCACCGTGGTCACCCGGAACGAGGCTGACTTCAGCCGCTTTGGGGTGGAGCTGATCAATCCATTCACCGCTACGGGCAGTGGGGCCTGAGTCGGCGCCACAGCTTCTGGGAACTGGAGCAGGAACAGCCAGCACCGTGGTAATCGATTGCATCCGCTGCGAACCGGTCGGGCCCTGCCGGAGCTTTTCAGTGTTGCTTTGGGGAACTTGCACAGATGCACAACTTCCTCAAATAGCTGGATTGCAAGGTCATCAGGCGTTTCTCCCGCTCCGCCACGAAGGCCAAGCAGGCCAGCACGTCCCCATGGGTGAGCTATCGAGTTCGGCGCCCAGCCTCAACAGATCGGCCACGTCCATGGACGGCGCCTCCAGGCAGAGATCAAGATCCGAGCCTGAGCGATGGCGCCCCATCGCCCTTGAGCCTTAGAGAACCACCCGCCGCAGAGTGGCCAAGGAACGCCCGTCATTCTCCAGCCGTTGCAGCCAGCGAACATCCTCATCAGCCATACCGGGCGCTCAACCTGGACTGGCTAAGTCTGGCGGATGCCCTAACCCGGCAACCCCGCCATCAAGCTCCCCATCTCCAGCGCCTGCAGCGCATAACTCCAGCCCAGGTTGCTCTTGATGCCCGCCCGCTCCAGGGCCTGCTGCAGGGTGTCGGTGGTCAGCACCCCGAAGATCACGGGGATTCCCGTCTCGCGCGCGACAGCCGCCACCCCCTTGCTGGCCTCGGCCACCACCACATCGAAATGGGGGGTGTCACCGCGGATCACGGCCCCCAGGGTGATCACCACCTGGTAGCGGCCGCTGGCGGCCAGGCGCTGGGCGATCAGAGGGATCTCGAAGCTGCCGGGCACCCAGGCCACATCCAGCTGCGTGCTGCCTTCGGACACATCAATGCCGTGACGGCTGAGGCAATCCAGGCAGCCACTCAGCAACCGGGAGGTGACCAGATCATTGAAACGGGCGACCACGACGGCGATCCGCAGGCCGCTGACCTCGGTGAACCGTCCTTCAAAGATGGCCAAGGGGTCAGATGACGAAGAAGCTCATACCCCAGTTGAGCAGAACGAGGGCCACCCAAGCCCCTCCGCCCAGCAGAATCAGCCGGTTGGAGCGGCCGCTGTCATCGCTGCTGGCGTAGAGCACGGGAATAGCCACGATCAACGCGAAGGACAGCACCACCAGGGCCAGAACGGTGAGGGTGTTGAGGATCTGCATGGGTCCTTCGGGGGCCTGTGCGGGCTGGAAATGGATTGTCCCACGGCGTTTCGGCCGATTCTGAGGGCGTCTGCCGATCCTTCACAACTTGTCGGGAGGGGTCCTGCGCGAGCACGGGGAAGGCCCGGCCCTGCAGGCCATCGCCTTGATGCAGCGCTCTGAGCTGGTGGCCTTGAGCCCCGAAATCGCCCTCCACGGGGCCCAGCTCAGCCTGGAGCTCAAGCTGCCCATGGCGGACAGCCTGATGCTCGCCACCGCCAAGGCCTGTGGTGCTCTCTTGATCACCCAGGACGCCGATTTCCGGGGGATCGCCGGGGTGCGCTGGCTGCCGAAAGCCCCCGGCTGAGCCACCTACGATCGCCCCCTTGGCAGGGGCACAACGTGGCGGGGGAAGCCAAGGAACAGCTGTCGCTGATCGCCGCTCCGGCGCTGCAGGGCAGCCTGTTCGGCGCTGCCGAGGCCTTGGCCGAGGCCCCGGATGAGG
Proteins encoded in this window:
- a CDS encoding type II toxin-antitoxin system VapC family toxin; this translates as MIVVDTNVLAYLLLPGPKTTLAEALLLHQPCWAAPPLWRSEWRNVLTTYLRRDLLQLPDAVALMERAELLLAGQDEPVTSEQVLQLAISSRCSAYGCEFVAAAQQLGVPLVTEDRAILVAFSDVARPLDLFTA
- a CDS encoding FitA-like ribbon-helix-helix domain-containing protein, translating into MGRQKPEWIHNGCIAARSLAAMAKTITLKNLPDLLHARLAAAAKRHRRSLNNEAIVCLEAGLGHGPLAVEQQLAEIRALRNSLGQHSFDPAEIDAFKREGRP
- a CDS encoding type II toxin-antitoxin system Phd/YefM family antitoxin; the protein is MTVWPVQHAKARFSELLDTCQREGPQVVSKRGSEAAVLVSIDEWRRLQAAAQPSLKDLLLTPGARTEALVPPRGKARRRSLLAL
- a CDS encoding type II toxin-antitoxin system VapC family toxin; translated protein: MVFLLDTNVVSELRKPRPHGAVLAWLQGVDDADLHLASVTLGEIQAGIELTREQDPAKATEIEQWLVQVSCTYNILPMDGAAFRCWARLMQRQSDTLYEDAMIAAIARVHKLTVVTRNEADFSRFGVELINPFTATGSGA
- the ribH gene encoding 6,7-dimethyl-8-ribityllumazine synthase; translated protein: MAIFEGRFTEVSGLRIAVVVARFNDLVTSRLLSGCLDCLSRHGIDVSEGSTQLDVAWVPGSFEIPLIAQRLAASGRYQVVITLGAVIRGDTPHFDVVVAEASKGVAAVARETGIPVIFGVLTTDTLQQALERAGIKSNLGWSYALQALEMGSLMAGLPG
- the psbZ gene encoding photosystem II reaction center protein PsbZ, producing the protein MQILNTLTVLALVVLSFALIVAIPVLYASSDDSGRSNRLILLGGGAWVALVLLNWGMSFFVI
- a CDS encoding type II toxin-antitoxin system VapC family toxin codes for the protein MSGGVLREHGEGPALQAIALMQRSELVALSPEIALHGAQLSLELKLPMADSLMLATAKACGALLITQDADFRGIAGVRWLPKAPG